A genomic region of Crocosphaera sp. UHCC 0190 contains the following coding sequences:
- a CDS encoding HEAT repeat domain-containing protein, protein MINYRLSLLIIIFLTGLGWAPNSNARVFLLNQSATERKVETVAQVPATQASKPSQYNLVMQAGYQATNDKDYKKAKEQFTKALQVRPNDIYAQQALQNVEFYLAKQANPLSNLTNNGLFLLLALIIITGSFSLVFWLFFRRPSAYPKEKFEEELLTPQKEPEDLEPFVTSPKKSSVKNQIKSHQNGLKPLISSNISADQGSITIQETSRISSRDPIETLIDDLQENDPKKRRKAIWELAQKADSRGMKPLVDLMIDTDSQERSLILEALSQISARTLRPMNQALAISLQDKNPQVRKNAIRDLTRIYELMSQISQLLCHAIDDTDREVQDTAKWAINQLNTQMPPRLEILTRDMKPEVTVEQSYSDSIEEI, encoded by the coding sequence ATGATTAACTATCGTTTATCCCTATTAATAATTATCTTTCTCACTGGTTTGGGTTGGGCCCCGAATAGTAACGCTAGGGTATTTTTATTAAATCAGAGCGCAACCGAGAGAAAGGTTGAAACCGTCGCGCAAGTTCCCGCAACTCAGGCATCTAAACCTTCCCAGTATAATCTCGTAATGCAAGCAGGGTATCAAGCGACAAATGACAAAGATTACAAAAAAGCAAAAGAACAATTTACGAAAGCTCTGCAAGTACGTCCTAATGATATTTATGCTCAGCAAGCACTCCAAAATGTTGAATTTTATCTTGCTAAACAAGCTAATCCCCTGAGTAATTTAACTAATAATGGCCTTTTCTTATTGCTAGCATTAATCATAATTACGGGTAGTTTTTCTTTGGTTTTTTGGTTGTTTTTTCGTCGTCCTTCTGCCTATCCTAAAGAGAAATTTGAAGAAGAATTATTGACTCCCCAAAAAGAACCAGAAGATTTAGAACCCTTTGTAACATCTCCTAAAAAATCATCAGTTAAAAACCAGATAAAGTCTCATCAAAATGGATTAAAACCGCTCATTTCATCAAATATTTCGGCAGATCAGGGATCAATAACTATTCAGGAAACAAGCCGTATTTCCAGTCGAGATCCCATAGAAACATTAATAGATGATTTACAAGAAAATGATCCCAAAAAACGCCGTAAGGCTATCTGGGAATTAGCTCAGAAAGCTGATTCTAGGGGGATGAAACCTCTTGTAGATTTGATGATTGATACGGACTCTCAAGAACGAAGTCTAATTTTAGAAGCTTTATCTCAAATTAGTGCAAGAACTCTGAGACCAATGAATCAAGCTTTAGCGATTTCTTTACAAGATAAAAATCCCCAAGTTCGTAAAAATGCCATCCGAGATTTAACCAGAATTTATGAATTAATGTCCCAAATTAGTCAACTGCTTTGTCATGCGATCGATGATACGGATCGAGAGGTTCAAGACACCGCAAAATGGGCTATTAATCAATTAAATACCCAAATGCCTCCCCGTTTAGAGATCCTCACTCGTGATATGAAACCAGAGGTAACTGTGGAACAATCTTATTCAGATTCAATCGAAGAAATCTAA
- a CDS encoding FAD-dependent oxidoreductase — MFNKIRRYVTTLPLTLVMWQVIAPLTLATPPRNPDQTVECELLVVGGGLAGSAAAYEGLLAGKTVCLTEITDWVGGQISAQGTSALDERPTQRSQLIYPRGYLELRKRLEQHYGELNPGDCWVSDSCFLPGDGDRILKEMLTDAAKKGRGTFKWFPSTVVKDLTIEKNPNGGTGKQIMSAIAIQHTPAENAPPLNSSPLSQTIEDSYKYEDSEQFKKTIIKFIPKPHDKQTPADWYVIEATETGEIIALADVPYRLGIDPRSYLEPSASSAKNDPYCTQGFTYTFAMETTAEAQKHELPDFYLQYSPYYSYELQRLADFDLVHTYRRIWSPEQGETKTFGGITFTVPTPGDISMQNWTWGNDYRPGTSQDNLIYTREQLQKMGQLNPGEWMGGLRTETLRKGEENAIGYFYWLVVGTTDSQLGEGVKTPNPNNRYLTGLESPMGTVHGLSKYPYMREARRIIGRESFIYENGFMVNEIDISRRNYQDDYYKKTLSPDAYRQLHATLAGLEGFKILSGEASPEQVTRRKRSTIYPDSVGIGHYAIDFHPCMTEYPAEKPGNKERKGERMGQGQAYPFQVPLRAMLPQNIDNLIVTGKSIAVSHIAAAAYRVHSFEWSSGAAAGTTAAFAIDEQILPYQLVEEPIFRSKKLQELRQKLDANNNPTTFPNTSIFNETWDEWK; from the coding sequence ATGTTCAATAAAATCCGTCGCTATGTTACTACCCTTCCTCTAACACTGGTAATGTGGCAAGTTATAGCCCCCTTAACCCTGGCAACTCCTCCCCGTAACCCTGATCAAACGGTAGAATGTGAATTGTTGGTTGTGGGGGGAGGACTGGCCGGAAGTGCCGCCGCTTATGAAGGGTTATTAGCGGGAAAAACCGTCTGTCTGACGGAAATAACCGACTGGGTGGGAGGACAAATTTCCGCCCAAGGAACCTCTGCCTTAGATGAACGTCCAACCCAGCGATCGCAGTTAATTTATCCACGGGGTTATTTAGAATTAAGAAAACGTCTTGAACAACATTACGGTGAACTCAACCCAGGAGACTGTTGGGTTAGTGATTCTTGTTTTTTGCCTGGGGATGGAGATAGAATCCTCAAGGAAATGTTAACTGATGCTGCTAAAAAAGGCAGAGGAACCTTTAAATGGTTTCCCTCAACTGTTGTTAAAGATTTAACCATTGAAAAGAACCCGAATGGGGGAACGGGAAAGCAAATCATGAGTGCGATCGCAATTCAGCATACTCCGGCTGAAAATGCCCCCCCATTAAACAGTTCTCCCCTTTCCCAAACCATTGAAGATTCCTATAAATACGAAGATTCAGAACAATTTAAAAAGACGATTATTAAGTTTATTCCTAAACCCCATGATAAGCAAACTCCGGCTGATTGGTATGTAATTGAAGCAACAGAAACGGGAGAAATTATTGCCTTAGCTGATGTTCCTTATCGCTTAGGAATTGATCCCCGTTCCTATTTAGAACCTTCTGCTTCCAGTGCCAAAAATGACCCCTATTGTACCCAAGGGTTTACCTATACTTTTGCGATGGAAACCACCGCAGAAGCACAAAAACATGAATTACCGGATTTTTATTTACAATATTCTCCTTATTATAGTTATGAATTACAACGGTTGGCTGACTTCGATTTAGTTCATACTTATCGTCGTATTTGGAGTCCCGAACAAGGAGAAACGAAGACCTTTGGCGGTATTACTTTTACTGTGCCAACTCCTGGGGATATTTCCATGCAAAACTGGACATGGGGGAATGATTATCGTCCGGGAACTTCTCAAGATAATCTTATTTATACCCGTGAACAATTACAAAAAATGGGGCAACTTAACCCTGGAGAATGGATGGGAGGTTTACGGACAGAAACCTTACGGAAAGGGGAAGAAAACGCGATTGGATATTTTTATTGGTTAGTGGTAGGAACCACAGATTCTCAGTTAGGAGAAGGGGTGAAAACTCCAAATCCAAATAATCGTTATTTGACGGGTTTAGAGTCTCCGATGGGAACAGTTCACGGGTTATCAAAATACCCCTATATGCGCGAAGCAAGGCGAATTATTGGCCGAGAATCGTTTATTTATGAAAATGGGTTTATGGTGAATGAAATTGATATTTCTCGCCGTAATTATCAAGATGATTATTATAAAAAGACCCTATCTCCTGATGCCTATCGCCAACTTCATGCTACCTTAGCGGGGTTAGAAGGGTTTAAAATTCTGAGTGGTGAAGCATCTCCTGAACAGGTGACAAGACGCAAGCGTTCGACTATTTATCCTGACTCGGTGGGTATTGGCCATTATGCTATTGACTTCCATCCTTGTATGACGGAATATCCCGCAGAAAAACCAGGAAATAAGGAACGAAAAGGAGAAAGAATGGGTCAGGGTCAAGCTTATCCTTTCCAAGTACCTCTAAGGGCAATGTTACCCCAAAACATTGATAATTTAATTGTTACTGGCAAGAGTATTGCTGTTAGTCATATTGCTGCTGCTGCTTATCGGGTACACTCGTTTGAATGGTCATCGGGGGCCGCTGCGGGAACAACGGCTGCTTTTGCTATTGATGAACAAATTTTACCTTATCAATTAGTGGAAGAACCTATATTTCGGTCGAAAAAGTTACAGGAATTACGGCAAAAATTAGATGCTAATAATAATCCGACAACTTTTCCTAATACCTCAATTTTTAATGAAACTTGGGATGAATGGAAGTAA